A window of Rhodococcus sp. SGAir0479 contains these coding sequences:
- the mftR gene encoding mycofactocin system transcriptional regulator (MftR, the mycofactocin system transcriptional regulator, is an uncharacterized TetR family DNA-binding transcription factor. Its role is inferred by context. It occurs as part of the biosynthesis locus for mycofactocin, a partially characterized electron carrier derived from the terminal Val-Tyr dipeptide of the precursor peptide MftA, through a radical SAM enzyme-mediated process.), which yields MRSRRNPSSRIGRRPTTTRDRIAAVGIDLFATRGFDDTSVDDIAEAAGIARRTFFRYFPSKNAVPWGDFDAHLSEMRTMLSELPGDIPVLDGLTSALLAFNTFPPEVAAGHRRRMRLIFEVPALQAYSVVMYDGWRRVIAEYVARRLHVGPTDQLPKTVGYLLLGVALAAYETWLADDESDLLDLLGQGSRLLYTSLSDIDAPILNGAPHDA from the coding sequence GTGCGCAGCCGTAGGAACCCGTCGTCCCGCATCGGTCGTCGGCCGACGACCACGCGCGACCGGATCGCCGCGGTGGGTATCGACCTGTTCGCCACGCGCGGCTTCGACGACACCAGCGTCGACGACATCGCCGAGGCCGCCGGGATCGCGCGCCGCACGTTCTTCCGGTACTTCCCGTCCAAGAACGCCGTGCCGTGGGGCGACTTCGACGCGCACCTGTCGGAGATGCGCACGATGCTCAGCGAACTTCCAGGCGACATCCCCGTGCTCGACGGGCTGACCTCGGCCCTGTTGGCGTTCAACACGTTCCCCCCGGAGGTGGCCGCCGGGCACCGCCGACGCATGCGGCTGATCTTCGAGGTGCCGGCCTTGCAGGCGTACTCGGTGGTGATGTACGACGGATGGCGCCGGGTCATCGCCGAGTACGTCGCCCGCCGGCTGCACGTCGGACCCACCGACCAGCTCCCCAAGACGGTGGGTTACCTGCTGCTCGGCGTCGCGCTGGCGGCCTACGAGACGTGGCTGGCCGACGACGAGTCCGACCTTCTCGACCTGCTCGGCCAGGGCAGCCGTCTGCTCTACACCAGCCTGTCCGACATCGACGCACCGATCCTGAACGGGGCTCCCCATGACGCTTGA
- a CDS encoding mycofactocin-coupled SDR family oxidoreductase, with the protein MGQFDGKVAFITGAARGQGRTHAVRLAREGAAIIAVDVCKSVSSDNTYDAATADDLAETVRLVEAEGAKIYAREADVRDSAALKAVVDGGVEQFGRLDIVIANAGICNWNRFWEMSDEQWETLIDINLTGAFKTLKAAVPTMIEAGRGGSVIIVSSVAGLKALPGQAHYGASKFGLVGLTQAAAKELGEYNIRVNSIHPYGVNTHMGTDQGSLVILQRHPQYGPNFAPILTEKPIADTDDISDAVLWLAGDGSKTVTASQIALDQGNTKV; encoded by the coding sequence GTGGGTCAGTTCGACGGCAAGGTCGCCTTCATCACGGGCGCGGCGCGCGGCCAGGGTCGCACGCACGCGGTGCGGTTGGCGCGAGAGGGCGCGGCCATCATCGCGGTGGACGTCTGCAAGAGCGTCAGTAGTGACAACACGTACGACGCCGCGACGGCGGACGATCTCGCGGAGACCGTGCGTCTCGTCGAGGCGGAGGGTGCGAAGATCTACGCCCGCGAGGCCGACGTCCGCGACAGCGCGGCGCTGAAGGCTGTCGTCGACGGCGGCGTCGAGCAGTTCGGCCGCCTCGACATCGTCATCGCGAACGCCGGCATCTGTAACTGGAACCGCTTCTGGGAGATGTCCGACGAGCAGTGGGAGACGCTGATCGACATCAACCTCACCGGCGCCTTCAAGACGCTCAAGGCGGCGGTGCCGACGATGATCGAGGCCGGCCGCGGCGGGTCCGTCATCATCGTCAGCTCGGTCGCGGGATTGAAGGCACTGCCGGGCCAGGCGCATTACGGCGCCTCCAAGTTCGGACTGGTGGGGCTCACGCAGGCCGCCGCGAAGGAGCTGGGGGAGTACAACATCCGCGTCAACTCGATCCATCCGTACGGTGTGAACACGCACATGGGTACCGATCAGGGCAGCCTGGTCATCCTGCAGCGTCACCCGCAGTACGGCCCCAACTTCGCGCCCATCCTCACCGAGAAGCCCATCGCGGACACCGACGACATCTCCGACGCGGTGCTGTGGCTGGCGGGTGACGGCTCCAAGACCGTGACCGCGAGCCAGATCGCACTCGATCAGGGCAACACGAAGGTCTGA
- the mftB gene encoding mycofactocin biosynthesis chaperone MftB (MftB, a small protein, is a peptide chaperone that assists the radical SAM enzyme MftC in performing two modifications to the C-terminal Val-Tyr dipeptide of the mycofactocin precursor peptide, MftA. MftB's role is analogous to the role of PqqD in the biosynthesis of PQQ, a cofactor that derives entirely from a Tyr and a Glu in the precursor PqqA.), giving the protein MRRVLIVSEQAVGGASPAGTIDLDAAWKLHPQVALRPEPFGALLYHFGTRKLSFLKNRTIVAIVESLPQHPSVRAALQANGVEEDAARPYLRALDTLADSHMIVPS; this is encoded by the coding sequence GTGCGGCGTGTACTGATCGTGTCCGAACAAGCCGTCGGCGGAGCCTCGCCGGCCGGCACGATCGATCTCGACGCGGCATGGAAGCTTCACCCGCAGGTGGCGCTGCGCCCCGAACCCTTCGGGGCGCTGCTCTACCACTTCGGAACACGCAAGCTCTCGTTCCTGAAGAACCGGACCATCGTCGCGATCGTCGAATCCCTGCCCCAGCACCCCAGCGTGCGGGCAGCGCTCCAGGCCAACGGTGTCGAGGAGGATGCGGCCCGGCCGTATCTGCGTGCCCTCGACACCCTGGCCGACTCGCACATGATCGTGCCGTCCTGA
- the mftA gene encoding mycofactocin precursor MftA (Mycofactocin is a small molecule electron carrier derived from the final two amino acids, Val-Tyr, of MftA, the mycofactocin precursor. It plays a role in redox homeostasis and the metabolism of alcohols and aldehydes in Actinobacteria, including Mycobacterium tuberculosis.): protein MSDRETVTESQLVEESLVEEVSIDGMCGVY from the coding sequence ATGTCCGATCGCGAGACCGTCACCGAAAGCCAGCTGGTCGAGGAGTCCCTCGTCGAAGAGGTGTCCATCGACGGCATGTGCGGCGTGTACTGA
- a CDS encoding ferredoxin--NADP reductase has product MTTIDVPHSSRSAVLTVSGVIEETPDSRSLVFDVPADMKSKFEYKPGQFLTLRIPSDQTGSVARCYSLASSPFTDDAPKVTVKRTSDGYGSNWLCDNLKVGDQLEVLPPAGVFTPKSLDHDFLLFGGGSGITPVMSILKSALTQGSGKVVLLYGNRDVESVIFAAELRELAAKYPDRLSIIHWIETVQGLPSVTQLATLLAPYTSYEAFMCGPGPFMDTIHEALAQAGMPRSQVHAEVFNSLSGDPFADVELEEVTEEEAAEAATVEIELDGEKHNLSWPRKQTLVDVMLSKGLDVPYSCQEGECGSCACTVLEGEVSMEHAGVLDQEDIDNGYILGCQAKPVSDHLKIEF; this is encoded by the coding sequence ATGACCACTATCGATGTGCCGCACAGCTCTCGATCCGCGGTGCTCACCGTGTCCGGGGTGATCGAGGAGACCCCCGATTCGCGGTCGTTGGTCTTCGACGTCCCCGCGGACATGAAGAGCAAGTTCGAGTACAAGCCCGGTCAGTTCCTGACCCTGCGCATTCCGAGCGACCAGACCGGCTCGGTCGCCCGTTGCTACTCGCTGGCGAGCTCGCCGTTCACCGACGACGCCCCCAAGGTCACCGTCAAGCGCACCTCGGACGGCTACGGCTCGAACTGGCTGTGCGACAACCTGAAGGTGGGCGACCAGCTCGAGGTGCTGCCCCCGGCCGGCGTCTTCACCCCGAAGTCGCTCGACCACGACTTCCTGCTGTTCGGCGGCGGCAGCGGCATCACGCCGGTCATGTCGATCCTCAAGTCGGCGCTCACCCAGGGCAGCGGCAAGGTTGTCCTCCTGTACGGCAACCGCGATGTCGAGTCGGTCATCTTCGCTGCCGAGCTGCGCGAGCTGGCGGCCAAGTACCCCGACCGCCTGTCGATCATCCACTGGATCGAGACGGTCCAGGGGTTGCCCAGCGTGACCCAGCTCGCCACGCTGCTGGCTCCGTACACCTCGTACGAGGCGTTCATGTGCGGCCCCGGTCCGTTCATGGACACCATTCACGAGGCTCTGGCCCAGGCCGGGATGCCCCGCTCGCAGGTCCACGCCGAGGTGTTCAACTCCCTGAGCGGTGACCCGTTCGCGGACGTCGAACTCGAGGAGGTCACGGAGGAGGAGGCCGCCGAGGCCGCGACCGTCGAGATCGAGCTGGACGGCGAGAAGCACAACCTCAGCTGGCCGCGCAAGCAGACGCTCGTCGACGTGATGCTGTCGAAGGGCCTGGACGTGCCCTACTCCTGCCAGGAAGGCGAGTGCGGCTCGTGCGCCTGCACCGTCCTCGAGGGCGAGGTCTCCATGGAGCACGCCGGCGTCCTGGATCAGGAGGACATCGACAACGGCTACATCCTGGGCTGCCAGGCCAAGCCGGTGAGCGATCACCTGAAGATCGAGTTCTGA
- the mftC gene encoding mycofactocin radical SAM maturase (MftC is a radical SAM/SPASM enzyme that catalyzes the first two steps in biosynthesis of the electron carrier mycofactocin from the terminal Val-Tyr dipeptide of the precursor peptide MftA.), whose amino-acid sequence MTSVLEPPTTVSPPAAPSTPAVGRLVDQFELGLDAPICLTWELTYACNLSCVHCLSSSGRRDPRELSTEQCKAIIDELQRMQVFYVNIGGGEPTVRSDFWELVDYATEHQVGVKFSTNGVKIDKKVAARLAASDYVDVQISLDGATAEVNDAVRGPGSFAMAVRALENLAEAGFRDAKISVVVTRENVSQLDEFKALADRFGATLRITRLRPSGRGADVWDELHPTQQQQRELYDWLVANGEGVLTGDSFFHLSAYGDALPGLNLCGAGRVVCLIDPIGDVYACPFAIHDQFLAGNIVSDGGFQQVWQHSELFQDLRSPQTGGACSKCNHFDACRGGCMAAKFFTGLPMDGPDPECVQGYGTSALEGERTVPKSSQDHSRTGKRAERRRPQAPVPLTLLTRPPAKICDENPLAGLEQ is encoded by the coding sequence ATGACCTCAGTTCTCGAGCCGCCCACCACCGTCTCGCCCCCCGCGGCCCCCTCCACTCCCGCCGTCGGCCGGCTGGTCGACCAGTTCGAGCTCGGCCTGGACGCGCCGATCTGCCTGACGTGGGAACTCACCTACGCGTGCAACCTCTCGTGCGTCCACTGCCTGTCGTCCTCGGGGCGCCGGGACCCGCGTGAGCTGTCGACCGAGCAGTGCAAGGCGATCATCGACGAGCTGCAGCGCATGCAGGTCTTCTACGTCAACATCGGCGGCGGTGAGCCCACCGTGCGCTCGGACTTCTGGGAACTGGTCGACTACGCGACCGAACACCAGGTGGGCGTGAAGTTCTCCACCAACGGCGTCAAGATCGACAAGAAGGTGGCCGCGCGGCTGGCAGCCAGCGACTACGTCGACGTCCAGATCTCCCTCGACGGCGCGACCGCCGAGGTCAACGACGCCGTCCGCGGCCCGGGTTCGTTCGCGATGGCCGTGCGTGCGCTCGAGAACCTCGCGGAGGCCGGGTTCAGAGATGCCAAGATCTCCGTCGTCGTCACTCGCGAGAACGTCAGCCAGCTGGACGAGTTCAAGGCGCTCGCCGACCGGTTCGGTGCGACGCTGCGCATCACGCGTCTGCGCCCGTCGGGTCGCGGTGCCGACGTGTGGGACGAACTGCACCCCACGCAGCAGCAGCAGCGGGAGCTGTACGACTGGCTGGTCGCCAACGGCGAGGGCGTGCTGACGGGCGACTCGTTCTTCCACCTCTCCGCCTACGGCGATGCGCTGCCGGGACTGAACCTGTGCGGCGCCGGGCGCGTGGTGTGCCTGATCGACCCCATCGGCGACGTCTACGCGTGCCCGTTCGCGATCCACGACCAGTTCCTCGCGGGAAACATCGTGTCGGACGGCGGTTTCCAGCAGGTGTGGCAACACTCCGAGCTGTTCCAGGATCTGCGCTCGCCGCAGACGGGCGGCGCGTGCAGCAAGTGCAACCACTTCGACGCCTGCCGCGGCGGGTGCATGGCCGCGAAGTTCTTCACCGGCCTGCCGATGGACGGCCCCGACCCGGAATGCGTCCAGGGCTACGGCACGTCGGCGCTCGAGGGGGAGCGGACGGTGCCGAAGTCGAGCCAGGACCACTCCCGCACCGGCAAGCGTGCCGAGCGTCGCCGGCCGCAGGCGCCGGTTCCGCTGACCCTGTTGACCCGTCCGCCGGCCAAGATCTGCGACGAGAATCCGCTTGCCGGACTGGAACAGTAG
- the mftD gene encoding pre-mycofactocin synthase MftD (MftD, an enzyme found in the mycofactocin biosynthesis locus, performs an oxidative deamination of 3-amino-5-[(p-hydroxyphenyl)methyl]-4,4-dimethyl-2-pyrrolidinone (AHDP). The resulting compound, now called pre-mycofactocin (PMFT), is a biologically active redox cofactor that can oxidize the non-exchangeable NADH of TIGR03971 family SDR-type oxidoreductases.) produces the protein MAKNAWFETVAEAQRRAKKRLPKSVYAALVAGSEKGLTVDDNIAAFSELGFAPHVAGLSGERDLSTTVMGQPISMPVMISPTGVQAVHPDGEVAVARAAAARGTAMGLSSFASKSIEEVTAANPQTFFQMYWVGDRDTLLQRMERARKAGATGLIITLDWSFSNGRDWGSPAIPEKMDLKAMFQFAPEGITRPKWLWEFAKTGKVPDLTTPNLAAPGQDAPTFFGAYGQWMGTPLPTWEDVAWLREQWGGPFMLKGVMRVDDAKRAVDAGVSAISVSNHGGNNLDGTPAPIRALPAIAEAVGDQIEVVLDGGIRRGSDVVKALALGARAVMIGRAYLWGLSANGQAGVENVLDILRGGIDSAVLGLGHKSIHDLSPNDLVVPEGFRRDLGVG, from the coding sequence ATGGCCAAGAACGCGTGGTTCGAGACGGTTGCCGAGGCGCAACGTCGCGCGAAGAAGCGCCTGCCCAAGTCGGTGTACGCCGCGCTGGTCGCGGGGTCCGAGAAGGGGCTGACCGTCGACGACAACATCGCGGCCTTCTCCGAGCTCGGGTTCGCACCGCACGTGGCCGGCCTGTCCGGCGAGCGTGATCTGTCGACCACCGTGATGGGGCAGCCCATCTCGATGCCGGTGATGATCTCGCCGACCGGTGTGCAGGCCGTGCATCCCGACGGTGAGGTCGCGGTCGCGCGTGCGGCGGCGGCGCGGGGGACCGCGATGGGGCTCAGCTCCTTCGCGAGCAAGTCCATCGAGGAGGTGACCGCGGCCAACCCGCAGACCTTCTTCCAGATGTACTGGGTGGGTGACCGCGACACGCTGCTGCAGCGCATGGAACGCGCCCGCAAGGCCGGTGCCACGGGTCTGATCATCACGCTCGACTGGTCGTTCTCCAACGGCCGCGACTGGGGCAGCCCGGCGATCCCCGAGAAGATGGACCTCAAGGCGATGTTCCAGTTCGCTCCCGAGGGCATCACGCGACCGAAGTGGTTGTGGGAGTTCGCCAAGACCGGCAAGGTGCCGGACCTGACCACCCCCAACCTCGCCGCACCCGGCCAGGACGCACCCACGTTCTTCGGGGCGTACGGCCAGTGGATGGGCACCCCGCTGCCCACGTGGGAGGACGTCGCGTGGCTGCGTGAGCAGTGGGGCGGACCGTTCATGCTCAAGGGCGTCATGCGCGTCGACGACGCCAAGCGCGCCGTGGACGCGGGCGTCTCCGCGATCTCGGTGTCGAACCACGGCGGCAACAACCTCGACGGCACGCCCGCACCGATCCGTGCGCTCCCGGCGATCGCCGAGGCCGTCGGCGACCAGATCGAGGTGGTGCTCGACGGCGGCATCCGCCGCGGCAGCGACGTGGTCAAGGCTCTCGCGCTGGGTGCGAGAGCCGTCATGATCGGCCGTGCCTACCTGTGGGGTCTTTCGGCCAACGGCCAGGCCGGTGTCGAGAACGTCCTCGACATCCTGCGCGGCGGCATCGACTCGGCGGTGCTCGGATTGGGCCACAAGTCGATTCACGACCTGAGCCCGAATGACCTCGTGGTTCCCGAGGGCTTCCGCCGCGATCTCGGCGTCGGCTAG
- the mftM gene encoding mycofactocin oligosaccharide methyltransferase MftM, with protein sequence MTLDSLAPCAPGRWTHDHVTVERVPSGPITLTRTGTGLHVRHSLHPEALSERLVAEVTASIGDADFGQTEFELTMVGLVRSTVPDALESWRVYYRNSLAELLDGTADFAPIHDKAAELVRGSVLDLGSCFGFLPLRLARAGVEVTATDILPGTMTLLAAVAPTLGLELGTLVCDAANVPVPDGSADTVTAVHLLEHVDPATGAAVLAEALRIARERVVVAVPYEDVATACHGHVRTFDADALHDLGVSTGRPFEVFDHHGGWLVVDA encoded by the coding sequence ATGACGCTTGACTCGCTCGCCCCGTGCGCCCCCGGCCGGTGGACGCACGACCACGTCACCGTCGAGCGCGTCCCGAGCGGCCCGATCACGCTCACCCGCACCGGCACCGGACTGCACGTCCGGCATTCCCTGCACCCCGAGGCGCTCAGCGAACGCCTGGTGGCCGAGGTGACCGCCTCGATCGGCGACGCCGACTTCGGTCAGACGGAATTCGAGCTGACGATGGTCGGGCTGGTGCGCTCGACCGTTCCGGACGCCCTCGAGTCCTGGCGCGTGTACTACCGCAACTCGCTCGCCGAACTGCTGGACGGCACCGCGGACTTCGCGCCCATCCACGACAAGGCGGCCGAACTCGTGCGCGGCAGCGTCCTCGACCTCGGGTCGTGTTTCGGCTTCCTGCCGCTGCGGCTCGCGCGGGCCGGGGTCGAGGTGACCGCCACCGATATCCTGCCGGGCACGATGACCCTGCTCGCGGCCGTCGCGCCGACCCTGGGCCTCGAGCTCGGCACCCTCGTGTGCGACGCCGCGAACGTGCCGGTGCCCGACGGCAGCGCCGACACCGTCACGGCCGTCCACCTTCTCGAGCACGTCGACCCGGCCACCGGCGCGGCGGTACTGGCCGAGGCCCTGCGTATCGCCCGTGAGCGGGTCGTCGTCGCGGTGCCGTACGAGGACGTCGCGACCGCGTGCCACGGGCACGTGCGAACGTTCGATGCCGACGCTCTGCACGACCTGGGCGTTTCCACCGGCCGTCCGTTCGAGGTCTTCGACCACCACGGCGGCTGGCTCGTCGTCGACGCCTGA
- a CDS encoding mycofactocin system FadH/OYE family oxidoreductase 1 → MRGSLTEQFTLAGRIAPARVLFGPHETNLGDGRALSARHVAYYERRARGGAGLIVTETASIHPDDWPYERAPLAADCAAGWRAVVDACRPHRTLVLAGLGHTGLQGSSAWSQSALWAPSRFADPVSRELPMEMERAEIAAVIDGFRIAAAAAVTADVDGVELDAGAFSLLRQFHSGLTNRRADGYGDDRLRLTREVIAAVRHEIGHDRILALRLSCDEQAPWAGVTPDEAAAQVAALSEALDLLVVVRGGPYSTAAYRPDGHTEPGFNAALCRDMRGAAAGRVPVVVQGSVVDAAQAQRMLDDGVADAVEMTRAQIADPDLVTRVRAGRTPRPCVLCNQTCLVRDPRNPVVTCIGNPSAGFETVDGDVDGDAPRGAGDRGPAAVVGGGPGGLEAARVLARQGFRVTLAERTGRLGGMLRTAAAGAGRSRLAHLADWLEDECRRLGVDVQLGVDVQLGVDVRLGHAVQFGDDCGSSEGAPRGGPVVVATGSRPRPAPCPVDAGVQAVSAADVLYGSALAPGPVVVFDPVGGPVAVSVASSLAVRGRDVAVATPDQTVGSRLGPTGDLVGANARLRRAGVASHLAVRLLSAGAGEVLLQNRFTGVRFGVPCSVLVDCSHPLPNEQLTSVVSAARIGDCVAPRTVLEAVREGRLAAMSMSQYEGVSR, encoded by the coding sequence ATGCGCGGCAGCCTCACCGAGCAGTTCACCCTGGCCGGGCGCATCGCCCCGGCCAGGGTGCTGTTCGGTCCGCACGAGACCAACCTCGGCGACGGCCGCGCCCTCTCGGCGCGGCACGTCGCGTACTACGAACGTCGGGCCCGCGGCGGCGCCGGCCTGATCGTCACCGAGACCGCATCGATCCATCCGGACGACTGGCCGTACGAGCGGGCCCCACTGGCGGCCGACTGCGCGGCGGGTTGGCGTGCGGTGGTGGACGCGTGCCGGCCGCACCGAACTCTCGTGCTGGCCGGCCTCGGGCACACCGGACTGCAGGGCTCGAGCGCATGGTCGCAGTCGGCGCTGTGGGCGCCGTCCCGATTTGCCGACCCGGTCTCGCGCGAACTCCCGATGGAGATGGAGCGCGCCGAGATCGCCGCGGTGATCGACGGCTTCCGCATCGCCGCGGCGGCCGCGGTCACTGCCGACGTCGACGGCGTCGAACTCGACGCCGGAGCGTTCTCCCTGCTGCGCCAGTTCCACTCCGGGCTCACCAACCGGCGCGCGGACGGCTACGGCGACGACCGTCTACGCCTCACCCGGGAGGTGATCGCCGCGGTCCGTCACGAGATCGGCCACGACCGGATCCTGGCGCTGCGGCTCAGCTGCGACGAGCAGGCGCCGTGGGCGGGGGTGACTCCGGACGAGGCCGCCGCACAGGTGGCCGCGTTGTCGGAGGCGCTGGACCTGCTCGTGGTGGTGCGGGGCGGACCGTACTCGACCGCGGCCTACCGGCCCGACGGCCACACCGAGCCCGGATTCAACGCCGCGCTGTGCCGCGACATGCGCGGAGCGGCGGCCGGTCGGGTGCCCGTGGTGGTGCAGGGCAGCGTCGTCGACGCCGCGCAGGCGCAGCGAATGCTGGACGACGGCGTCGCCGACGCCGTCGAGATGACCCGCGCGCAGATCGCCGACCCGGACCTGGTGACCCGGGTCCGGGCGGGCAGGACGCCTCGGCCGTGCGTGTTGTGCAATCAGACGTGCCTGGTGCGCGATCCCCGGAACCCGGTGGTGACGTGCATCGGCAACCCGTCGGCCGGCTTCGAGACGGTCGACGGCGACGTCGACGGTGATGCACCGCGGGGCGCCGGCGATCGCGGCCCGGCGGCGGTGGTCGGCGGCGGGCCGGGCGGACTCGAGGCGGCGCGGGTGCTGGCCCGGCAGGGCTTCCGGGTGACGCTGGCGGAGAGGACCGGGCGGCTGGGCGGGATGCTCCGCACGGCCGCCGCCGGCGCCGGACGATCCCGCCTCGCGCATCTGGCCGATTGGCTCGAGGACGAGTGCCGGCGCCTCGGTGTCGACGTACAACTCGGTGTCGACGTACAACTCGGTGTCGACGTGCGCCTCGGCCACGCCGTGCAGTTCGGTGACGACTGCGGTTCGAGCGAGGGCGCGCCTCGCGGGGGACCTGTCGTGGTCGCGACCGGCAGCCGTCCGCGTCCCGCGCCGTGCCCGGTCGATGCTGGCGTGCAGGCGGTTTCCGCGGCCGACGTCCTCTACGGGTCGGCGCTCGCGCCGGGACCGGTGGTGGTGTTCGACCCGGTGGGCGGCCCCGTCGCGGTGTCCGTGGCATCGTCGCTCGCCGTCCGGGGCCGCGACGTGGCCGTCGCGACACCGGACCAGACAGTCGGGTCGCGGCTCGGCCCGACGGGCGACCTGGTGGGCGCGAACGCGCGGCTGCGGCGCGCCGGTGTCGCGTCGCACCTCGCCGTCCGGCTGCTGTCGGCGGGCGCGGGAGAAGTGTTGCTGCAGAACCGCTTCACGGGTGTCCGTTTCGGAGTACCGTGCTCGGTGCTGGTGGACTGTTCGCACCCGTTGCCCAACGAACAGTTGACCTCCGTAGTGAGCGCGGCGAGGATCGGCGACTGTGTCGCGCCCCGGACCGTACTCGAAGCCGTCCGCGAGGGTCGCCTCGCGGCAATGTCCATGTCGCAGTACGAGGGTGTCAGCAGATAG